The Xenopus tropicalis strain Nigerian chromosome 7, UCB_Xtro_10.0, whole genome shotgun sequence genome includes a region encoding these proteins:
- the fgf8 gene encoding fibroblast growth factor 8 isoform X1 has translation MSYITSILGYLLLHLFVICLQAQHVREQSLVTDQLSRRLIRTYQLYSRTSGKHVQILGNKKINAMAEDGDPHAKLIVETDTFGSRVRIKGAETGYYICMNKKGKLIGKTSGRGKDCVFSEIVLENNYTALQNVKYEGWYMAFTRRGRPRKGSKTRQHQREVHFMKRLPKGHHTTEPHKRFEFINYPFNRRSKRTRYSSSR, from the exons ATGAGCTACATCACCTCCATCCTGGGCTATCT GTTACTGCACTTGTTTGTCATCTGCCTACAAGCCCAG catgtgaGGGAGCAGAGCCTGGTGACCGACCAACTAAGCCGACGGCTCATCCGAACCTACCAGTTGTACAGTCGGACCAGTGGCAAGCATGTGCAAATCTTGGGGAACAAGAAGATTAACGCCATGGCAGAAGACGGCGACCCACATG CCAAGTTAATCGTGGAAACAGATACGTTTGGAAGCAGAGTTCGCATTAAAGGTGCGGAGACTGGTTACTACATCTGCATGAACAAAAAAGGAAAGCTGATTGGGAAG ACTAGTGGGAGGGGCAAAGACTGCGTCTTCTCGGAAATTGTCCTTGAGAACAACTACACAGCTCTGCAAAATGTCAAGTACGAAGGCTGGTACATGGCTTTCACGAGAAGAGGCCGCCCTAGGAAAGGCTCCAAGACAAGGCAACATCAAAGGGAAGTCCACTTCATGAAGAGGTTGCCGAAGGGACACCACACCACAGAACCTCATAAACGTTTTGAGTTTATTAATTACCCTTTTAATAGAAGGAGTAAAAGAACTCGATACTCAAGTTCTCGGTAG
- the fgf8 gene encoding fibroblast growth factor 8 precursor, translating into MSYITSILGYLLLHLFVICLQAQVTVQSPPNFTQHVREQSLVTDQLSRRLIRTYQLYSRTSGKHVQILGNKKINAMAEDGDPHAKLIVETDTFGSRVRIKGAETGYYICMNKKGKLIGKTSGRGKDCVFSEIVLENNYTALQNVKYEGWYMAFTRRGRPRKGSKTRQHQREVHFMKRLPKGHHTTEPHKRFEFINYPFNRRSKRTRYSSSR; encoded by the exons ATGAGCTACATCACCTCCATCCTGGGCTATCT GTTACTGCACTTGTTTGTCATCTGCCTACAAGCCCAG GTAACTGTTCAGTCCCCAcctaattttacacagcatgtgaGGGAGCAGAGCCTGGTGACCGACCAACTAAGCCGACGGCTCATCCGAACCTACCAGTTGTACAGTCGGACCAGTGGCAAGCATGTGCAAATCTTGGGGAACAAGAAGATTAACGCCATGGCAGAAGACGGCGACCCACATG CCAAGTTAATCGTGGAAACAGATACGTTTGGAAGCAGAGTTCGCATTAAAGGTGCGGAGACTGGTTACTACATCTGCATGAACAAAAAAGGAAAGCTGATTGGGAAG ACTAGTGGGAGGGGCAAAGACTGCGTCTTCTCGGAAATTGTCCTTGAGAACAACTACACAGCTCTGCAAAATGTCAAGTACGAAGGCTGGTACATGGCTTTCACGAGAAGAGGCCGCCCTAGGAAAGGCTCCAAGACAAGGCAACATCAAAGGGAAGTCCACTTCATGAAGAGGTTGCCGAAGGGACACCACACCACAGAACCTCATAAACGTTTTGAGTTTATTAATTACCCTTTTAATAGAAGGAGTAAAAGAACTCGATACTCAAGTTCTCGGTAG